The DNA segment TAGTTCGCTCACGTCCTTTATTTCTGTGATATTTGGACACcttattcgatggggcaggccTCAGGTTGGATAGCGCAGGAGATGCTGGGAGATCCTAGACGCCGAGGTTGCTAGCGTGAGGATTTTTCCGTTGCAGTGTTTGTGTATCGTTTTCAGGGATGTTGGTTTTGGGAATAATTtattcaatatggttgtattaAAGATCTCTTTATTTTGGGCTGTATAACTTTAATTTAGTTTCCGCTGTTAATTATCTGATTATGTTTGATTAataattattgcatgcttaagttttaagtagtaggtgatcacggtacgagtcactaaatttatggtatcagagaatgCTTAAAATAAATCTGGGAATTAGTTTTGGCTCTTTGGGTTTTGATGAGCATTGTATTTTCAGATGCCCGATAGAGATGAGGAGAGTCAGGGTTGTGTTGGCCGCTAGAGCGAAGATTATGCTCCTAGATTTCCCCGTGCACATCGTTACCATCGAGAGCACATGCCTTATTTTGAGATTCATAGGTTTAGATAGGCCCGAAGCCTTTGATAGGAGGAGAGACGCCCGAGGTAGCAGAGGAGTGGCTTGAGCGTATGAAGAGTTGTTTTCGTGTCTTCGATTGCTCTGAGGATCAAAATATATAGGTTACTACTTTTCTGTTAGAGGGACGTGCTCGTAAGTGGTGGACGTCCGCGTCCACACCATTGCTTCATGAGCAGGGACATGTTTGGTGGCCAGATTTCTGCAGATTTTTCCGTCagctgtattttcctctagATTTTTGCCAGGCAAAGACCATTGAGTTGCTTAATCTGAATCAGAGATATTTGTCTGTGgacgagtaccagcagaagtttaTTGATCTTTTTTCGTATTGTCCACATATTGGCATCAATTCTGAGGCGAAGTATGATCATTTCCTGCAGGGGCTAAACCAGGAGATTTTTGACCGAGTCACGGTGTGTGATAATCCCACTTTGTACGAAGTTTTGGTGAACCGGTGTCGGAAAGCAGAGATTAGCGTGAATCATGTTAGGTCACTTTAGTCTTCTCGACccacgagttctttgggtccccgatCTCAGTCCTTTAAGAAGTCTACTTCTTCTACTTTTTCTAATGGATCTGGTGGTGTGATGCATTTCGGGAAGAAAGGCAAGTGTGACCACTGTGGTAAGAACCATCCGACGGACAGATTCCACAAAGCTTCAGGAGATTTTTTTTGTTGCGGATAGATTGGTCATCTTAAGAAGTATTGTCCACAGGTTGGGGGAGCAGGGGGTTCAGGTTTAGGCTCCCAGGCTACCATTCAGCAGAGGCCATCAGGGCAATCAGCGGGAGGATCTAATCAGCGACTGCATTATGCTAGTCGGGTTTTTGCGCTGAACCATAACCAGGCAGTGAAGGATAATGAGAGGGTTATTGCGGGTACATTTATTTTATACGGTATACTTGTTTTTGTacttattgatactggtgcatctcattccttcatatcTGTACGTTTTGTCAAGCTTCACAAGTTACCTTTTATTGCTCTAGAGATAGTGCTTTCTATTTTGACCCCGACTGGTCACTCAATGTTGGCTAAACGCCTAGTTCTTGGTTGTCccttagagtttgagggtaatgttcTGATAACGAATCTCATGGTATTAGCAATGGaggactttgattgcattttggTAATTGATATGTTGACCACATACCGAGCTTTagtggattgttaccagagaCTGGTACAGTTTTACCCGGTCGgtggtgatagctggtttttctatggtgagggagtgcgACCCCCAATGCCATTGGTAtctgctttgagagcctgtcgagctctggagtttggacgggaaggctacctcatctatgcagttgatttttcCACTGAGAGTGTTGGTATAGGGAGTTTTCGTGTTTTTAATGAATTCCCTGATGTTTTTCctaatgagattccgggtttccCTCCTGTTCAAGAAGTTGAGTTTTGCATTGATCTGATGCCAAGTACATCATCTATTTtgagagcaccgtatcgtctggatcATTCAGATATGTGTGAGTTTAAGAATCATTTGCAGGATATCTTAGATAAGGGATACATTTAGCCTAGTGTATCTCCGTGGGGAGcttctgttctctttgtgaagaagaatgaTGAGTCTATGCGACTGTGTATCGATTATCGTCAGTCGAACCGCgtgaccatcaagaataagtatcctttacctcgtattgatgacttattcgatcagttacagggtacttcACTATACttcaagattgatttgagatcgggTTATCATCAGATGCGAGTGAGAGATCGagatatagccaagactgcgTTCTGGACAAGATACGTGCATTACAAATTCTTGGTGATGTCGTTTGGATTGACTAACGTGCCGGCTTTATTCATGGATTTAATGAAATGTGTTTTCACGGAATACTTAGACAAGTTCGTGGtggtatttattgatgatattctggtgTGCTCACATAGTGTGAATGAGCAAGCATATCATCTGAGTTTTGTCTTGCAGATTCTTCGGGAAAGGCAGCTCTACGCAaaactgagtaagtgtgagttctggataaATCGTGTGGTGTTTCTTGGCCATGTCATATCCTGTCAGGGAGTTTCAGTTGATCTGATCAAGATTGAGGTTGTGTTAAATTGGCCGCGTCCGACGTCAGTTTCTGAGATTCATAGTTTTTTGGGTCTGGCAGGGTATTACCGTCGCTTCATCGCGAATTTTTCGCAGCTAGCTCGACCCGTGACACATCTTACTCGTAAGGGTGTGACCTTTGAATGGTATTCTGAGTGTGAAGAGAATTTCTGTGAACTACATCGACGGTTGACTTCTttgccagtgttggcattaccgtctgGTTTTGGAGGATACGTCGTGTATACCAATTCTTCTTTGCGTGGTTTGGGTTGTGTGTTGACTCACAATGGACACGTGATTGCGTACGCTTCTAAACAGTTGAAGGTTCACGAGGGTAATTATCCGGTTCATATTCTTTAGCTGGCAACTATTATCTTTGCACTGAATATTTGGCGCcactatctttatggcgaaaaatttgaaatattcactgatcacaagagtctcaagtatttattTACTTAGGCAGAGTAGAACATAAGGCAGAGActttggatggatttgctgaaggattatgattgcgaaatcTAATATCATCCGGGTGATGTTAACTTGACCGCGGATGCTTTGAGTCTTAAGGTGCGAGTGTCTTCACTTCAAACTTGTCATATCTCCAGTGTGATTAAGGATTGTTGTTCTTCGAGTTATACCTTTAAGCACA comes from the Henckelia pumila isolate YLH828 chromosome 1, ASM3356847v2, whole genome shotgun sequence genome and includes:
- the LOC140874330 gene encoding uncharacterized protein, whose product is MRRVRVVLAARAKIMLLDFPVHIVTIESTCLILRFIGLDRPEAFDRRRDAREGRARKWWTSASTPLLHEQGHVWWPDFCRFFRQLYFPLDFCQAKTIELLNLNQRYLSVDEYQQKFIDLFSYCPHIGINSEAKYDHFLQGLNQEIFDRVTVCDNPTLYEVLVNRCRKAEISVNHVGGAGGSGLGSQATIQQRPSGQSAGGSNQRLHYASRVFALNHNQAVKDNERVIAGTFILYGILVFVLIDTGASHSFISVRFVKLHKLPFIALEIVLSILTPTGHSMLAKRLVLGCPLEFEGNVLITNLMVLAMEDFDCILVIDMLTTYRALVDCYQRLVQFYPVGGDSWFFYGEGVRPPMPLLQGTSLYFKIDLRSGYHQMRVRDRDIAKTAFWTRYVHYKFLVMSFGLTNVPALFMDLMKCVFTEYLDKFVVVFIDDILVCSHSVNEQAYHLSFVLQILRERQLYAKLSKCEFWINRVVFLGHVISCQGVSVDLIKIEVVLNWPRPTSVSEIHSFLGLAGYYRRFIANFSQLARPVTHLTRKGVTFEWYSECEENFCELHRRLTSLPVLALPSGFGGYVVYTNSSLRGLGCVLTHNGHVIAYASKQLKVHEGNYPVHIL